One genomic segment of Panicum virgatum strain AP13 chromosome 2N, P.virgatum_v5, whole genome shotgun sequence includes these proteins:
- the LOC120662898 gene encoding auxin-responsive protein IAA13-like produces MASAPRPGVRRLFADDDAALLELALAEVAAACRDLSCPAAPTQRGGPGPQMRRWRGWIQRCDGGGQAKHSSSNDVGCPWRRRWGPAGSSKAKQAANFIKAVVDGAPYLRKVDLEAYTGYDLVLGARSRTSSSLISTSVSTTPLCLASFWLPQQHFALFG; encoded by the exons ATGGCCTCCGCGCCGAGGCCGGGCGTGCGCCGCCTcttcgccgacgacgacgccgcgctCCTCGAGCTCGCGCTCGCCGAGGTGGCCGCCGCGTGCCGAGACCTCTCTTGCCCCGCTGCACCGACCCAGCGTGGCGGCCCCG GGCCCCAGATGCGGCGTTGGCGAGGATGGATCCAGcgttgcgacggcggcggccaggccaaGCACAGCAGCTCCAACGATGTCGGCTGCCCTTGGCGGAGGAGGTGGGGTCCTGCGGGCTCCAGCAAGGCCAAGCAGGCCGCAAATTTCATCAAGGCGGTCGTCGACGGCGCGCCCTACCTGCGGAAGGTGGACCTCGAGGCCTACACCGGCTACGACCTGGTCCTCGGCGCGCGCTCCAGGACAAGCTCTTCTCTCATTTCAACATCAGTGAGTACCACCCCCCTCTGCCTCGCCAGCTTCTGGTTACCGCAGCAGCACTTTGCTCTGTTTGGTTGA
- the LOC120661781 gene encoding major facilitator superfamily domain-containing protein 12-like isoform X1 translates to MVNMRDSESPYEAQMEEPLGRVSILSYGSGHMLNDITSSCWFTYLLVFLTDVGLSPGDAAAVMLSGQLADGFTTIFAGELIDRFGHFKLWHAGGSILVAISFSSVFGSCVPCKLMGTSSSTLETVGYSTFAAIFNVGWAVTQVAHMSMVNCMTSNPSSRVSLVSCRNAFTMVANLSLYGIALLMFTLLRSVSVLVQYRWIAYVSISLGSCFVVIFLVGTKEPGSIQHSTDQNLSRISWAYWFKRVLYYQVALVYTLTRLVTNVSQAFLAFYVINDLEMPQSSKALIPAIIYVCSLIVSVILQETRWSSWRLKLYFSAGAVLWILSGLGIVLLPSRLHNVMYAISIIIGAANALMTVTSISMEGVLVGEDLNGCAFVYGSLSFVDKVSCGIALYILESYQGSTHIRSNSVTAFGYPVTRFGLGFVPAACSLLSAIVAYTMDLPDTRRRPLVEPLLA, encoded by the exons ATGGTTAATATGAGGGACAGTGAATCGCCATATGAAGCACAAATGGAAGAACCCTTAGGGAGGGTGTCTATACTTTCTTACGGTTCTGGGCATATGCTTAATGACATCACATCGTCGTGCTGGTTTACCTATTTGCTGGTGTTTTTGACTGATGTGGGACTTAGTCCAGG CGATGCTGCTGCTGTCATGCTTTCTGGACAGTTGGCGGATGGATTCACAACAATCTTTGCTGGGGAACTG ATAGATCGTTTTGGGCATTTCAAACTGTGGCATGCAGGAGGATCTATTTTAGTGGCAATTTCCTTCTCATCTGTTTTCGGTAGCTGTGTTCCTTGCAAACTTATGGGGACTAGTTCATCTACTTTGGAGACTGTTGGATACAGCACATTTGCCGCTATCTTTAATGTTGGTTGGGCAGTTACTCAAGTTGCTCACAT GTCAATGGTGAACTGCATGACATCAAACCCATCTAGCCGGGTTTCACTTGTAAGCTGTCGTAATGCCTTCACAATG GTTGCAAATCTTAGCCTGTATGGAATTGCTTTGTTGATGTTTACTCTATTGCGGTCAGTGAGCGTACTGGTTCAG TATCGGTGGATTGCTTATGTGTCCATTTCCCTTGGATCTTGTTTTGTTGTCATCTTCTTAGTTGGAACGAAGGAGCCAGG GTCAATTCAGCACTCTACGGATCAGAACCTTTCCAGAATTTCATGGGCCTACTGGTTCAAGAGAGTATTATACTACCAAGTTGCTCTAGTCTATACTCTGACTAGATTAGTGACCAATGTTTCACAG GCATTTCTTGCTTTCTATGTGATAAATGATTTAGAAATGCCTCAATCCTCGAAAGCATTG ATTCCTGCTATTATCTACGTCTGCAGTTTGATAGTATCTGTAATATTACAG GAGACTAGGTGGTCAAGTTGGCGTCTCAAACTTTACTTTTCAGCTGGAGCAGTGCTTTGGATATTGTCAGGTCTTGGGATTGTTCTTCTACCAAGCAGATTGCACAACGTCATGTATGCCATTTCAATCATAATAGGAGCTGCCAATGCACTTATGACA GTGACAAGTATTAGCATGGAAGGTGTTTTAGTAGGAGAAGATCTGAATGGTTGTGCTTTTGTGTATGGCTCATTAAGTTTTGTTGACAAAGTATCATGTGGAATAGCCCTGTATATACTGGAGTCCTATCAAG GAAGTACCCACATAAGATCAAATTCAGTAACGGCATTTGGTTATCCAGTTACAAGATTTGGTTTGGGCTTTGTTCCAGCTGCCTGTTCGCTGCTTTCAGCAATAGTAGCTTATACCATGGACCTCCCTGATACTCGGCGAAGACCTTTGGTGGAGCCCCTTCTAGCATGA
- the LOC120661781 gene encoding major facilitator superfamily domain-containing protein 12-like isoform X4: MVNMRDSESPYEAQMEEPLGRVSILSYGSGHMLNDITSSCWFTYLLVFLTDVGLSPGDAAAVMLSGQLADGFTTIFAGELIDRFGHFKLWHAGGSILVAISFSSVFGSCVPCKLMGTSSSTLETVGYSTFAAIFNVGWAVTQVAHMSMVNCMTSNPSSRVSLVSCRNAFTMVANLSLYGIALLMFTLLRSVSVLVQYRWIAYVSISLGSCFVVIFLVGTKEPGSIQHSTDQNLSRISWAYWFKRVLYYQVALVYTLTRLVTNVSQAFLAFYVINDLEMPQSSKALIPAIIYVCSLIVSVILQLEQCFGYCQVLGLFFYQADCTTSCMPFQS; encoded by the exons ATGGTTAATATGAGGGACAGTGAATCGCCATATGAAGCACAAATGGAAGAACCCTTAGGGAGGGTGTCTATACTTTCTTACGGTTCTGGGCATATGCTTAATGACATCACATCGTCGTGCTGGTTTACCTATTTGCTGGTGTTTTTGACTGATGTGGGACTTAGTCCAGG CGATGCTGCTGCTGTCATGCTTTCTGGACAGTTGGCGGATGGATTCACAACAATCTTTGCTGGGGAACTG ATAGATCGTTTTGGGCATTTCAAACTGTGGCATGCAGGAGGATCTATTTTAGTGGCAATTTCCTTCTCATCTGTTTTCGGTAGCTGTGTTCCTTGCAAACTTATGGGGACTAGTTCATCTACTTTGGAGACTGTTGGATACAGCACATTTGCCGCTATCTTTAATGTTGGTTGGGCAGTTACTCAAGTTGCTCACAT GTCAATGGTGAACTGCATGACATCAAACCCATCTAGCCGGGTTTCACTTGTAAGCTGTCGTAATGCCTTCACAATG GTTGCAAATCTTAGCCTGTATGGAATTGCTTTGTTGATGTTTACTCTATTGCGGTCAGTGAGCGTACTGGTTCAG TATCGGTGGATTGCTTATGTGTCCATTTCCCTTGGATCTTGTTTTGTTGTCATCTTCTTAGTTGGAACGAAGGAGCCAGG GTCAATTCAGCACTCTACGGATCAGAACCTTTCCAGAATTTCATGGGCCTACTGGTTCAAGAGAGTATTATACTACCAAGTTGCTCTAGTCTATACTCTGACTAGATTAGTGACCAATGTTTCACAG GCATTTCTTGCTTTCTATGTGATAAATGATTTAGAAATGCCTCAATCCTCGAAAGCATTG ATTCCTGCTATTATCTACGTCTGCAGTTTGATAGTATCTGTAATATTACAG CTGGAGCAGTGCTTTGGATATTGTCAGGTCTTGGGATTGTTCTTCTACCAAGCAGATTGCACAACGTCATGTATGCCATTTCAATCATAA
- the LOC120661781 gene encoding major facilitator superfamily domain-containing protein 12-like isoform X2: MLSGQLADGFTTIFAGELIDRFGHFKLWHAGGSILVAISFSSVFGSCVPCKLMGTSSSTLETVGYSTFAAIFNVGWAVTQVAHMSMVNCMTSNPSSRVSLVSCRNAFTMVANLSLYGIALLMFTLLRSVSVLVQYRWIAYVSISLGSCFVVIFLVGTKEPGSIQHSTDQNLSRISWAYWFKRVLYYQVALVYTLTRLVTNVSQAFLAFYVINDLEMPQSSKALIPAIIYVCSLIVSVILQETRWSSWRLKLYFSAGAVLWILSGLGIVLLPSRLHNVMYAISIIIGAANALMTVTSISMEGVLVGEDLNGCAFVYGSLSFVDKVSCGIALYILESYQGSTHIRSNSVTAFGYPVTRFGLGFVPAACSLLSAIVAYTMDLPDTRRRPLVEPLLA, encoded by the exons ATGCTTTCTGGACAGTTGGCGGATGGATTCACAACAATCTTTGCTGGGGAACTG ATAGATCGTTTTGGGCATTTCAAACTGTGGCATGCAGGAGGATCTATTTTAGTGGCAATTTCCTTCTCATCTGTTTTCGGTAGCTGTGTTCCTTGCAAACTTATGGGGACTAGTTCATCTACTTTGGAGACTGTTGGATACAGCACATTTGCCGCTATCTTTAATGTTGGTTGGGCAGTTACTCAAGTTGCTCACAT GTCAATGGTGAACTGCATGACATCAAACCCATCTAGCCGGGTTTCACTTGTAAGCTGTCGTAATGCCTTCACAATG GTTGCAAATCTTAGCCTGTATGGAATTGCTTTGTTGATGTTTACTCTATTGCGGTCAGTGAGCGTACTGGTTCAG TATCGGTGGATTGCTTATGTGTCCATTTCCCTTGGATCTTGTTTTGTTGTCATCTTCTTAGTTGGAACGAAGGAGCCAGG GTCAATTCAGCACTCTACGGATCAGAACCTTTCCAGAATTTCATGGGCCTACTGGTTCAAGAGAGTATTATACTACCAAGTTGCTCTAGTCTATACTCTGACTAGATTAGTGACCAATGTTTCACAG GCATTTCTTGCTTTCTATGTGATAAATGATTTAGAAATGCCTCAATCCTCGAAAGCATTG ATTCCTGCTATTATCTACGTCTGCAGTTTGATAGTATCTGTAATATTACAG GAGACTAGGTGGTCAAGTTGGCGTCTCAAACTTTACTTTTCAGCTGGAGCAGTGCTTTGGATATTGTCAGGTCTTGGGATTGTTCTTCTACCAAGCAGATTGCACAACGTCATGTATGCCATTTCAATCATAATAGGAGCTGCCAATGCACTTATGACA GTGACAAGTATTAGCATGGAAGGTGTTTTAGTAGGAGAAGATCTGAATGGTTGTGCTTTTGTGTATGGCTCATTAAGTTTTGTTGACAAAGTATCATGTGGAATAGCCCTGTATATACTGGAGTCCTATCAAG GAAGTACCCACATAAGATCAAATTCAGTAACGGCATTTGGTTATCCAGTTACAAGATTTGGTTTGGGCTTTGTTCCAGCTGCCTGTTCGCTGCTTTCAGCAATAGTAGCTTATACCATGGACCTCCCTGATACTCGGCGAAGACCTTTGGTGGAGCCCCTTCTAGCATGA
- the LOC120661781 gene encoding major facilitator superfamily domain-containing protein 12-like isoform X3, whose amino-acid sequence MGTSSSTLETVGYSTFAAIFNVGWAVTQVAHMSMVNCMTSNPSSRVSLVSCRNAFTMVANLSLYGIALLMFTLLRSVSVLVQYRWIAYVSISLGSCFVVIFLVGTKEPGSIQHSTDQNLSRISWAYWFKRVLYYQVALVYTLTRLVTNVSQAFLAFYVINDLEMPQSSKALIPAIIYVCSLIVSVILQETRWSSWRLKLYFSAGAVLWILSGLGIVLLPSRLHNVMYAISIIIGAANALMTVTSISMEGVLVGEDLNGCAFVYGSLSFVDKVSCGIALYILESYQGSTHIRSNSVTAFGYPVTRFGLGFVPAACSLLSAIVAYTMDLPDTRRRPLVEPLLA is encoded by the exons ATGGGGACTAGTTCATCTACTTTGGAGACTGTTGGATACAGCACATTTGCCGCTATCTTTAATGTTGGTTGGGCAGTTACTCAAGTTGCTCACAT GTCAATGGTGAACTGCATGACATCAAACCCATCTAGCCGGGTTTCACTTGTAAGCTGTCGTAATGCCTTCACAATG GTTGCAAATCTTAGCCTGTATGGAATTGCTTTGTTGATGTTTACTCTATTGCGGTCAGTGAGCGTACTGGTTCAG TATCGGTGGATTGCTTATGTGTCCATTTCCCTTGGATCTTGTTTTGTTGTCATCTTCTTAGTTGGAACGAAGGAGCCAGG GTCAATTCAGCACTCTACGGATCAGAACCTTTCCAGAATTTCATGGGCCTACTGGTTCAAGAGAGTATTATACTACCAAGTTGCTCTAGTCTATACTCTGACTAGATTAGTGACCAATGTTTCACAG GCATTTCTTGCTTTCTATGTGATAAATGATTTAGAAATGCCTCAATCCTCGAAAGCATTG ATTCCTGCTATTATCTACGTCTGCAGTTTGATAGTATCTGTAATATTACAG GAGACTAGGTGGTCAAGTTGGCGTCTCAAACTTTACTTTTCAGCTGGAGCAGTGCTTTGGATATTGTCAGGTCTTGGGATTGTTCTTCTACCAAGCAGATTGCACAACGTCATGTATGCCATTTCAATCATAATAGGAGCTGCCAATGCACTTATGACA GTGACAAGTATTAGCATGGAAGGTGTTTTAGTAGGAGAAGATCTGAATGGTTGTGCTTTTGTGTATGGCTCATTAAGTTTTGTTGACAAAGTATCATGTGGAATAGCCCTGTATATACTGGAGTCCTATCAAG GAAGTACCCACATAAGATCAAATTCAGTAACGGCATTTGGTTATCCAGTTACAAGATTTGGTTTGGGCTTTGTTCCAGCTGCCTGTTCGCTGCTTTCAGCAATAGTAGCTTATACCATGGACCTCCCTGATACTCGGCGAAGACCTTTGGTGGAGCCCCTTCTAGCATGA